GTTGTTGCCGTTAAAAACAACGATACCGATCAAAAAGAGGTCATTGCGGTTGGTCAAGAGGCCAAAGAAATGGTGGGAAGAACCCCACAATACATAGAAACCATTCGGCCCATCAAAGATGGGGTTATTGCTGACTTTGCTACCACCGAAGCCATGCTCAAATATTTTATAGAAAAAGCCCATCAACGTAAGAGCCTGGTTAGACCCAGAATTATTATTTGCATTCCTTCTGGTGTGACCGATGTAGAACGCAGAGCTGTAGAAGAGTCTGCCCTTTCTGCTGGAGCAAGAGAAGTATATCTTATTGAAGAACCAGTTGCCGCAGCCATTGGTTCAGACATGCCCATCAAAGAAGCGTCCGGTAACATGGTGGTGGATATTGGTGGTGGAACAACTGAAGTGGCAGTAATTTCTTTAAGTGGAATTGTATTTGCCAAATCCGTACGTATTGCCGGTGATAAAATGGATGAAGCCATCATCAACTACACCAAAAGAAAATATTCTGTGCTGATTGGTGACCGTACGGCTGAACGTATTAAAATGGAATTGGGTGAATTGGCCCCTTCTGAAGAAGAACATTACATGGAAATCAAAGGCCGTGATTTGGTGCGCGGTGTTCCAAGAGTCATAAAATTCTCTTCAACTGAAATTCGTGAAACTTTGCAAGAGCCGGTGCGTTCCATCATTGACGCCATCAAAATTGCTCTAGAAAAAACACCGCCTGAGCTGGCCTCTGATATTCATGACAAAGGCATTGTCTTAACCGGCGGCGGCGCCCTGATTAAAAACATTGATGTTCTGATAGAGCAAGAGACTGGCTTACCTGCTAAAATTGCGCAAGATCCTTTGTCTTGTGTAGTTCTAGGCAGCGGTAAAGTTTTAGAACGCTTTGATGAACTCAAAGATCTTTTGATCAATCATAAACGTTTATTCTAAAGCTCAATTATGAAAGACGTTTTCTTTGGAAAAATCGATGTTCTGGCTCGACGTCATGGCAAACCGCACATTGAACATTTAATCTTTGAACATGAAGGCAAAAGCCACACGCACAAGACCTACGAATCTTTCTTTGTAATTGCAGGCAAAGGCAAAGTGGTTAATGGAGAACTACTATAGAAGTAAGCCCCAATACACTGGTCACCATTGCACCCAACACCCCACACTGGATGATTCCATCCCCTGGAAAAACTTTAGAAGGTTTCCTTTGGTATCACAATGAAGCCTTAAATCTTAAATCTTAAAATACCCAAAGGTAGCCGGTTACTTTGGGTACCTTTTTGGTAAGAGCTTTGCATAAGTTTAAGGCTATGCCAAGAAAACCACTTATCAAGTCATCCGTGTATCCGTATCACATTTTTGGTAGGTCAAATAATAAAGAGCATTTCTATGTTCCATTGGATGTGGTTTGGGATATTTCTACCTATTTGTTTGAAAAGGTACATCAAGAGTATGAGGCGAAGTTGCATACATTTGTATTGATGCCAAACCATTACCATATTTTGATGAGTACACCTTTAAAAAATATAGACCAGATAATGAACTACTGGGTCCGAGAATTGAGCAAAAAAATCAATTATCGTGCTGGAAGAATTAATCGTGTGTTTGGTGGAAGGTACAAGTGGTGTAGCATCCAAGATGAAATTTATCATGCAAATGCTTACAAATATATTTATCAAAACCCAACAAGAGCATTTTTGTCAGATAAAATTGAAACTTATCCTTGGTCGACAATACAGTTCTTAAAAAATAATAATATACCCAAATATTTATATGATGAAGATTTCTGCCAATTAAACCATGTGATTCCAATGAAAATAAAAGATAAACTATTATGGCTAAATGATTTTTTATTAGAAAAAGAGCAAGAAGTTATTAGGAGAGCTTTAAGACGTTATATTTTTCAATATCCAAACAAAAAGAAATTTTATTCCGTATTGAGAAAATTTAGTACCTAAAGTAACCGGCTACCTTTGGGTACTTGTGTACTAAACGATTGTCACCAATTCATCAATGGAGGTGACATGCACCCCAACAGCTGTTTCGCGCATGATACTTTCTCTAACTTTTGCAGCTTCTTTGTAAAGCTCTGTGCTAAAGGCTTGTTTCATTGCTTCTTCCGAATCAAAACTTAAAATGGTCACTCCATCAATAGGATCTTCTGCATCATCTTTTCATCTGTCTGTAAGGTGATACTGCTTGTAAGATTTAACCTCTGGCATTTTAGCGTAAAACGGACCATACTCTTCTTTCCAGACTCTGCGGAACTCTTCTGTACTGATGTTTTGTTTTTTTCGAACAACCACTAAAATTGTAAACATTGATATCTCCCTAAGATTGATAATGTTCAACCACGGCTTCCCTTGCATGACCAAAATCACCATTGGACATAAACAAGAGAGTGTCACCTGCATTGACATGACTCGTGACCTGCTGCACCAGTTCCTCTTTGTTTTGCGGCAAATAAACGGTCTTTCCTTGTTTTTCTAAGTCTGTTTTTAATTGTTGTACATCCAGTTTATCTTGCAATCCATCAGCTTTTTCATACACTTTGGTCATCAACACCACATCTGCATCTTTAAACGCTATTGGCCAATCGTTTTGAAAGGTGTTTCTTCTAGAAGTATTGGAACGCGGCTCAAACAAAGCCCAGAGCTTACCACCATTTTTTTGAGCTATGGGCTTAAACGCAGCTAGGGTTTTTTCTACCGCCGTTGGATGATGTGCAAAGTCGTCATAAATATGCACTTGGCCTTGGGATGACAGATGCTGCTGTCTGCGGGTTACCCCCTCAAAACTGCCAATGGACTCTACCACCTTTTCAAGCTCTAAACCCATAGATTCACAGACCGCCAAGCAACCCAGAGCATTAATGGCATTATGCTTGCCCATCATTTTGGTTTTAATTATCGCTAGTTTTTCATCTTGTTTATAAACCCCATAACTGAAAATGCCATCGCCTTGATAGGTGTAATTTTTAATAGACCAATGATTGCTTTCTCTTTCACCATAAGTGATAAATGTTTTATCCGGATACTCTTGCATCAGCATCCGAATATTTTGATCATCCCCACAGACAACCATGGCTTTGTTATCTGAAATTTGTTCAAATAATTTTCTAAATTGATCTTTGATTTGAGCCAAAGATTCATAGATATCAGCATGATCAAACTCAATGCTGGTCAACAGCAAGTGCTGAGTTTTGTAGTGCAAAAACTTGGGTGTTTTTTCAAAACAGGCGGTATCATACTCATCTCCTTCAAGAACAAAATAGTGTCCCTGTCCCAATTGATAGCCTTGTTTAAATTGGTGTGGAATGCCGCCAATAAAAAAGCCAGGATCTTCACCCAATTGATTAAGAATATAGGCCATCAAAGATGCCGTTGTGGTTTTGCCATGGGTTCCACAAATCACCACCGATGATTTATCTTGCACAAAATATTCCCCTAAAGCTTGAGCCATGGATGTGTATGGAATTTTGAGTTCTAAAACACGCTCATATTCTGGATGACCTTTGCTGATCACATTGCCGACAATCACCAAATCCAAATCTTTTGTAATATTCTTAGCATCATAGCCAGCAATAGCTTTAATGCCTAAATGCTGAAGCTCTGTGCTGGCTGGAGGGTAAATTTCTCCTTTATCGGAACCGGTCACCTGCCAGCCTTTGGCTTTAAACAAACCGGCCAAAGCAACCATACCCATACCACCTATACCCATTAAATATACCGTTTTATTTTCCATAACATCCTTTTCTATGTACCCATAGGTATGTCATACCTATGGGTACATTCCTGTGGATAACTTTAAAATCAACTTCCTGCACTTTAAATTTAATCTTTTGCCCATATCATATTGTGCATGTCTTTCCACCCGCTTCGCTCTTCTGTTTATTAAAGGGAAAAACGCTTTTCCCTCGAAAATAAAAACCGTTGTTTTTATTTTCTCACCCTTTGCGAAAACTAATATAAAACCTCACCTTTATTTCAATTTTAATCTTTTGCCCATATCATATTGTGCATGTCTTTTCTAAATTGGCGGAATTCATCTATATGATTGTCTTTGGGGTGAACTCTGTTGGCTAAGATGATGATGCCTTGGTTTTTTTTTGGATCAATCCAAATCGAGGTTCCAGTATAGCCTAAATGGCCAAAGCCCTGGCTTGAAATATATTGTCCTGCAGTTGATCCATGTCCCTGATCACTGGGTTTATCCCAGCACATGGCTCTAACTGTTCCATCTTGCGCCTTTATAGGTGCCGTCATCATTTGGGCTGTTTCTTGACTTAACCAATCTGAATTGCCTTTGATTGCACTTAACCAAGCTTGTCCTGCTTTAATACAGGCTGGGAGTGTTCCAAACAGACCTGCATGGCTGCTGATGCCTCCCATAAAATAACAATTTTCATCATGAACATAGCCAAAACTGGGGCGGTGCAGATAGTTTTCTGTTGCCACAAAATTATGCTCCGCTTTTTTGAGCTGCCCATTATTTTGAGCAAAAAATAAATTTGAAAAGGCAGACTCTGAATTTAAAAAACTTTGGATGATTTTGGGCCAACTTTCCCCCAGTTTTTCTTCCAGCAAATGCATCATAACAATAAAGCCAACATCGGAATAAATGCTTTTTTTTCCAGCATCTAGCTCGGGCTTTAAATGAACTATATTTTTTTTAAGTCTCGATAAATCGCCTTCACATAAAATTCTAAAATCAAGCCAAGCTGAAAAGCCAGCCTGATGGGTCATTAAATCTTGCAAACTATACTGTTCTGCTTTGTTCTGAAAACTAAGCATTTGATGAGGCTTTAATATTTTTTTATCAATGCAGTCTGCTAAAAAAGATCCGGTGGCCAAAACCTTGGTCAAAGATGCTAAGTCAAAAAGACTTTTCTCTCCAACTGCTGTTATTTTTTCTTGGCTATGGTAGCCATGGTAATATTTTTGGCTGCTGTGTTGGTCAAAAACAGCAAAAGCACAGGCTGTAAACAGCTGATCTTTAATAGCTTGCTCAACTCGATCACTTAAGGCTTGCATGTTATTTCACCAAGCTATCAATTACGATTTGTTTACCATTTTTTAAAATCTCTACCCAGCCACCAATGGGCCACAAGACATCAGCATGGACATGACCACTCTTTAAACCATACACAATAGGAACATTAAGCTTTTGTTTCTTCATTAAATCTTTGATCAAAGCCAGTAACCAGGCATTGGCATGAAAATCACTATTAGGATCCGTAAAGTCTCCTAAAAAAATAGCCTTACACTCATCAAAAAAACCAACCTGGAATAATTGGGTTAACATCCTATCTACCCTGTATGCAGGCTCATTGACTTCCTCTAAAAAAATAAATGTATTTTTAGGTTTAACCGCATAGGCTGTACCCACGCTGCTGCACAGCATGCTTAAATTACCCCCAAGAACTCTGGCTTTTGCTGTTTTAACTTTATGAACTTTATAATCTTTCTCAATCTGTAAAACTTGTTGCTTTGCAGGATAAGAAAGCAATCCCAGGATATGATTTTTTTGCCTCAAGCTTAAGTTATTGAACTGCGCTCCACACAATACGGGTCCATGAATGGTTTGACATTTTTTCTTTAAAGCATACCAGTTCAACAAAGGTGTTACATCGCTCAAACCCATAATAATTTTATCAGACCACGTTTTATCAATGCTAAAAGGTAAAATTCTTGTACAGCCATAACCGCCTCTAGCAAAAAAGATGGCTTTAGCTTTTTTATCTTTTAAAGCCTGCTCCATAGCCTGCAAACGTTGCTTATCAGTACCTGCCAAATAATAGCGCTTAGCAAATAGACTTCTTGAATACGTTACTTTTAAACCTGCATCAGACAAAAATTGTTTTGCACGTTTAAAGTTTTTTTGCTCAAATGGACTGCTACACGCAACCATGTACACGCGATCTTTTTTTAGTAATCCGGCAGGTTTGTTCATGATTGTATTTCTTAAAACACCTTGTTTTTAAATCACTTGATTTAAGTGATATTTAATTATTCATGCACAGCATAACATAAATTATTTATATCTTATCCTATTTTATCCAACTTTAAGTAAACTTGTTTTATCTTTGCGTATAAGATAGTGAAAACTGAGGTTAAGATGAACAAGGATTTTCTTAATAGAGTCAAACAATACCTCATTATTCATACCAATACCGTTGCGGTATATTTGGATGATTTTTATATTGACCCACAAAAAAAGTACACTTTTGTTTTAACACAAAGCAATCCCGCGCTTTTACGCAAGATTATTGAACGTTGCTTGATTAAACAGTTTAAAATCCCTGTTAATCATATTCATTTTATAACGGATTTTGACTTGCTTGCTAGTCAAAAAAATAACCGTTATCTGTATAGTTGCAATGTTTTTAGCTACGATAACTATATCCATATTGAAAACTTGAGTTTGTTACAAGCAATCCTCTTTTATATTGGTTCAAATATATTGGGTAGACTTGTCCACTTTAAAATTTATATCTCTTTTGTAAAAATCTTACCCAGCTCTACAGAGCAGTCTTTAAACATCAACAAACAAAAAATGATCCGATCTGTTTGCGGCCCAGGCTTGCAAAAATCTCAAACCATCAAAGCTGGTTTACAAAAAAGCTACTATGAAAATGAAAACATAGAAAACAAACTCAAACAATCTCAAATCAGTCAAATTCTCAATGACATGATTGGCTCTTTTCATCACGTTCTTGGTGCGCTTGCCTACTTAACGGTAAAGTTATTTTGCCTTAAAATTTTTAGGCCCATGGAAATAAAATTTGTCAATGCCCCTGGTTTACGCAAAAATTTAACCAATAGTTCTGTTGTTTATATTCCCAACCATAAAAGCCATATCGACTATTTACTCTTATCCATATCATTGTATAAACACTCTTTTTTCCCGCCTCACACTGCCGCCGGCATTAATTTATCCTTTTTTCCTGTTGGCCCTATTTTAAGTCGCCTTGGTGCTTTTTTTATTAGACGCAGTATAGGAACCAACAAACACTATGCTTTTTTATTGTCTCAGTACCTCCGCTATTTGGTTGTTGAAAAAATACCACAAGCCGTTTTCTTTGAAGGTGGCCGCTCACGGACCGGAAAACTTCTTGATCCAAAATTAGGGATTTTAACGTATCAATTACAAGCCCTTGAAAAAGATAATGATATTGTTTTTGTGCCGGTGAGCATCAATTATGACTATATACCTGAACTCACTGAGATCACGCATCAGCTAGCAGGCGCTAAAAAAAAGAAAGAGAATATTTTTAATTTTATTTGGTCTTTTGCAAAAATTCTTAAACAGTGTGGCCGCGTGCGCTTACATTTTCATGAAGGTATTTCTGCACAAAAATTTTTCTCTAATCAAAACATTGAAAAAGCCAATATTCAGTTGCTGGCTAAAGATATATTGCGTGATATTGCCAGTGTCACCTCTTGTTCACGCGGCTTTATTTTGGCCAGTGCTTTATTCAAACAACTTTTTTACTCTAAAGATTTGAATGAACCCATTCACCTCGACTACTTGCGCCAAGACTACAACCGTTTAATCGATCACTTTTTTCATGAAGATAAACAGATCAACCCCAATAAAACATTTAGGTGGACGGTTGCCTTATTCAAACGGCATGATATTTTATCGCGTGATAAAAACCATGTACGACTCAATCAAAAAAAGTTTGCCAAACTTTTTTACCTGCGTAACACCTCTATTCATAGTGTTTTCCAACATTGGCTCTTACAACTTAACCCCCAAGACTATCCTGAAAGTTTTTTAAAGCTTTTACAAACTTGGCAACCTGGACTCAACCTAAATCCACGCTACCAGGTGCATGTAAAAAATAGAGCTATAAAATCATGGTTACAACAGCTTTTAATTCCTGAGCTTTCATTTATAGCCAACCATGCTCACTCTAGGGTCAATGAAAATCCTCAGCAAGAGGATATTTTTACACTACCCCAAACCATCAAGAGACTTTTTGAGCATGACTTTAAAAGAATTAAGTTTAAACTTTCCAAACAAGAGTGGAAAGAGATCTTCAATTTTTGTTCAAACTTAAACTTATAAACTTAAAAAGCCCCCCGTGCATCAT
This is a stretch of genomic DNA from bacterium. It encodes these proteins:
- a CDS encoding glycerol-3-phosphate acyltransferase, with translation MNKDFLNRVKQYLIIHTNTVAVYLDDFYIDPQKKYTFVLTQSNPALLRKIIERCLIKQFKIPVNHIHFITDFDLLASQKNNRYLYSCNVFSYDNYIHIENLSLLQAILFYIGSNILGRLVHFKIYISFVKILPSSTEQSLNINKQKMIRSVCGPGLQKSQTIKAGLQKSYYENENIENKLKQSQISQILNDMIGSFHHVLGALAYLTVKLFCLKIFRPMEIKFVNAPGLRKNLTNSSVVYIPNHKSHIDYLLLSISLYKHSFFPPHTAAGINLSFFPVGPILSRLGAFFIRRSIGTNKHYAFLLSQYLRYLVVEKIPQAVFFEGGRSRTGKLLDPKLGILTYQLQALEKDNDIVFVPVSINYDYIPELTEITHQLAGAKKKKENIFNFIWSFAKILKQCGRVRLHFHEGISAQKFFSNQNIEKANIQLLAKDILRDIASVTSCSRGFILASALFKQLFYSKDLNEPIHLDYLRQDYNRLIDHFFHEDKQINPNKTFRWTVALFKRHDILSRDKNHVRLNQKKFAKLFYLRNTSIHSVFQHWLLQLNPQDYPESFLKLLQTWQPGLNLNPRYQVHVKNRAIKSWLQQLLIPELSFIANHAHSRVNENPQQEDIFTLPQTIKRLFEHDFKRIKFKLSKQEWKEIFNFCSNLNL
- the murC gene encoding UDP-N-acetylmuramate--L-alanine ligase, translated to MENKTVYLMGIGGMGMVALAGLFKAKGWQVTGSDKGEIYPPASTELQHLGIKAIAGYDAKNITKDLDLVIVGNVISKGHPEYERVLELKIPYTSMAQALGEYFVQDKSSVVICGTHGKTTTASLMAYILNQLGEDPGFFIGGIPHQFKQGYQLGQGHYFVLEGDEYDTACFEKTPKFLHYKTQHLLLTSIEFDHADIYESLAQIKDQFRKLFEQISDNKAMVVCGDDQNIRMLMQEYPDKTFITYGERESNHWSIKNYTYQGDGIFSYGVYKQDEKLAIIKTKMMGKHNAINALGCLAVCESMGLELEKVVESIGSFEGVTRRQQHLSSQGQVHIYDDFAHHPTAVEKTLAAFKPIAQKNGGKLWALFEPRSNTSRRNTFQNDWPIAFKDADVVLMTKVYEKADGLQDKLDVQQLKTDLEKQGKTVYLPQNKEELVQQVTSHVNAGDTLLFMSNGDFGHAREAVVEHYQS
- a CDS encoding rod shape-determining protein; protein product: MFKSLAGLFSSDLAIDLGTANILVYQPGRGIIINEPSVVAVKNNDTDQKEVIAVGQEAKEMVGRTPQYIETIRPIKDGVIADFATTEAMLKYFIEKAHQRKSLVRPRIIICIPSGVTDVERRAVEESALSAGAREVYLIEEPVAAAIGSDMPIKEASGNMVVDIGGGTTEVAVISLSGIVFAKSVRIAGDKMDEAIINYTKRKYSVLIGDRTAERIKMELGELAPSEEEHYMEIKGRDLVRGVPRVIKFSSTEIRETLQEPVRSIIDAIKIALEKTPPELASDIHDKGIVLTGGGALIKNIDVLIEQETGLPAKIAQDPLSCVVLGSGKVLERFDELKDLLINHKRLF
- a CDS encoding serine hydrolase; the encoded protein is MQALSDRVEQAIKDQLFTACAFAVFDQHSSQKYYHGYHSQEKITAVGEKSLFDLASLTKVLATGSFLADCIDKKILKPHQMLSFQNKAEQYSLQDLMTHQAGFSAWLDFRILCEGDLSRLKKNIVHLKPELDAGKKSIYSDVGFIVMMHLLEEKLGESWPKIIQSFLNSESAFSNLFFAQNNGQLKKAEHNFVATENYLHRPSFGYVHDENCYFMGGISSHAGLFGTLPACIKAGQAWLSAIKGNSDWLSQETAQMMTAPIKAQDGTVRAMCWDKPSDQGHGSTAGQYISSQGFGHLGYTGTSIWIDPKKNQGIIILANRVHPKDNHIDEFRQFRKDMHNMIWAKD
- a CDS encoding LD-carboxypeptidase, yielding MNKPAGLLKKDRVYMVACSSPFEQKNFKRAKQFLSDAGLKVTYSRSLFAKRYYLAGTDKQRLQAMEQALKDKKAKAIFFARGGYGCTRILPFSIDKTWSDKIIMGLSDVTPLLNWYALKKKCQTIHGPVLCGAQFNNLSLRQKNHILGLLSYPAKQQVLQIEKDYKVHKVKTAKARVLGGNLSMLCSSVGTAYAVKPKNTFIFLEEVNEPAYRVDRMLTQLFQVGFFDECKAIFLGDFTDPNSDFHANAWLLALIKDLMKKQKLNVPIVYGLKSGHVHADVLWPIGGWVEILKNGKQIVIDSLVK
- a CDS encoding transposase, whose amino-acid sequence is MPRKPLIKSSVYPYHIFGRSNNKEHFYVPLDVVWDISTYLFEKVHQEYEAKLHTFVLMPNHYHILMSTPLKNIDQIMNYWVRELSKKINYRAGRINRVFGGRYKWCSIQDEIYHANAYKYIYQNPTRAFLSDKIETYPWSTIQFLKNNNIPKYLYDEDFCQLNHVIPMKIKDKLLWLNDFLLEKEQEVIRRALRRYIFQYPNKKKFYSVLRKFST